AGATTCTTCGTGTCTTCGATCGCCGCGCGCAATGCCTCGCGAAACGCGGGTGTGCCCGGCTGTCCCTTCTTCAGCGCGACAGGAATCGCGTGTTGGAGGATCAAGCCCGCGTCCCAGGCGTGGCCGCCGAACGTAGACACCGATCCCGCGCCATATGCGCCTTCGTACGCCTTCTTGTAGGTTAGCGCGGCCTGCTTCACGGGATTGCTGTCCGGCAGTTGTTCGGCGACGAGCAGCGGCCCGGCGGGCAGGAACGTTCCTTCGCAATCCTTGCCGCATACGCGCAGGAAGTCGTTGTTCGCGACACCGTGCGTCTGATACATCTTGCCCTTGTAGCCGCGCTCCTTGAGCGTCTTCTGCGGCAGCGCGGCCGGCGTGCCCGCGCCCGCGATCACCACCGCGTCCGCGTTCTGCGACATCATCTTGAGCACCTGGCCGGTGACCGACGCGTCGTTGCGCGCAAAGCGTTCACTGGCGACGACGCGGATCTTGGCGAGGTCCGCCGCCTTCGAGAACTCCTTGAACCAGCTCTCGCCGTACGCGTCCGAAAAGCCGATGAACGCTACCGTCTTCACGCCGTGATTCGACATGTGCTGCGCGATGGCGGTTGCCATGAGAAAGTCGTTCTGCGGCGTCTTGAAGACCCACGCGCGCTTGCTGTCCATCGGTTCGACGATGCTCGCGGCCGCGGCCATCGAGATCATCGGCGTGGTGGTGTCGGCGGCGATGTCGATCATCGCGAGCGAGTTCGGAACGACCGTGGAACCGATCAGCGCATCGACGTGATCTTCGCTCGTGAGCTTGCGCGCGTTCTTGACGGCTTGCGTGGAATCGGTGGCGTCATCCAGAACGATGTACTGCACTTTCTGCCCCGCGACTTCCTTCGGCAATAGCGCGATGGTGTTCTTTTCGGGAATGCCGAGCGATGCGGCCGGCCCCGTGGCCGATACCGTCACGCCTATTTTCACGTCTGCAAAAACCTGAGTGCTGAATACCGCCGATAATCCCGCGACGGCCATTGCGACCGCCTTACCGCGTGATGCCCACTTCATTGATTTCCACCCCGTCGATCGTGTGTGCGAATAGAAGTAACGCCTGATTCTTTACTGCGGATTATCTGTTGCGAATCGCCGACCGAAGAGTCGGGAAATGCAGTGTAGCCATGCAAGCGCCACGCATCAAGCGTTTCGGCCACATCCGGCAGACGTTTTAGTGGCTATGCTCTGACCGATGAATCGCGCTCGGTGCGCGGGGCGAATGAATCCGTCAGGCGAATCGTATTATCGGCCGCGAAAATAAAAAGGCGCCGTTGGACTCATCCAACAGCGCCTTTCGTCTCGGGCACTTCGTGCCTCATGTCTCCTCGTTCTCCACCTCAAAAATCTGGGTGCTTCAGAACTAGGACGGATATTAATGGCCGTATCATTTCGCCACAACCTAGCATTTACCCTAGTGGTGCATACAAGCACCTTAAAAGGGCGCTCTTTGCGCCGTTAACTACCGGCTTGCTGATCACGTTTATTTCGGATATCCAATTAAATCCTATCCCTGCAACGGCCTCACCCGCGCGACGATCTCACCCA
The Caballeronia sp. M1242 DNA segment above includes these coding regions:
- a CDS encoding ABC transporter substrate-binding protein — translated: MKWASRGKAVAMAVAGLSAVFSTQVFADVKIGVTVSATGPAASLGIPEKNTIALLPKEVAGQKVQYIVLDDATDSTQAVKNARKLTSEDHVDALIGSTVVPNSLAMIDIAADTTTPMISMAAAASIVEPMDSKRAWVFKTPQNDFLMATAIAQHMSNHGVKTVAFIGFSDAYGESWFKEFSKAADLAKIRVVASERFARNDASVTGQVLKMMSQNADAVVIAGAGTPAALPQKTLKERGYKGKMYQTHGVANNDFLRVCGKDCEGTFLPAGPLLVAEQLPDSNPVKQAALTYKKAYEGAYGAGSVSTFGGHAWDAGLILQHAIPVALKKGQPGTPAFREALRAAIEDTKNLAASHGIFNMSANDHSGLDQRARVMVEIVGGKWKLSGN